The Solibacillus daqui genome has a segment encoding these proteins:
- a CDS encoding rhodanese-like domain-containing protein has translation METIIIIAVIVTFFAWRMKPAKGIQTISTAKAQEIINDKDKVFIDVRTPAEYKARNVRQFKNMPLGTDYSKLPKDKEIVVICQSGMRSMQACKQLKKLGFEKVTNVRGGMSAY, from the coding sequence ATGGAAACGATCATCATCATTGCAGTTATAGTTACATTTTTTGCATGGCGCATGAAGCCAGCAAAAGGAATTCAAACAATTTCTACAGCGAAAGCGCAAGAAATTATCAATGACAAAGATAAAGTATTTATCGATGTGCGAACGCCAGCGGAATATAAGGCGCGGAATGTCCGACAATTTAAAAATATGCCGCTTGGTACAGACTATTCGAAATTACCGAAAGACAAAGAAATTGTAGTCATTTGTCAAAGTGGAATGCGTTCGATGCAAGCGTGTAAGCAATTAAAAAAATTAGGCTTTGAAAAAGTAACCAATGTCCGCGGTGGCATGAGTGCTTATTAA
- a CDS encoding rhodanese-like domain-containing protein, whose translation MKTILPQEVQAKLQAGEALNLIDVREVDEVQAGHIPGITHIPLGLFEFKMNELDKNKSYIMVCRSGGRSGQATAFLDSHGFNVTNMVGGMLEWAGDVE comes from the coding sequence ATGAAAACGATCTTACCACAAGAAGTGCAAGCAAAATTACAAGCAGGCGAAGCGTTAAACTTAATTGACGTACGCGAAGTTGATGAAGTGCAAGCGGGTCATATTCCTGGTATTACACATATTCCACTTGGATTATTTGAATTCAAAATGAATGAACTTGATAAAAATAAATCGTATATTATGGTTTGTCGTTCTGGTGGGCGCAGTGGCCAAGCAACAGCATTTTTAGACTCACATGGTTTTAATGTAACAAACATGGTTGGTGGCATGCTCGAGTGGGCTGGAGACGTAGAATAA
- a CDS encoding sulfurtransferase TusA family protein, with translation MIQSHIQLDAKGLACPMPIVKTKKAMADVAEGQVLEVQATDKGSVADLAAWSKTTGHQYIGHQEQDGVFFHYIRKCNPDVNEAADKTFEHTISNEEAVASEGLILDVREAAEFAFGHIPNAKSIPMGELQGRFNELNKDEAIYVICRTGTRSDLAAQQLVAAGFTNVYNVLPGMTGYEGELKKEVQ, from the coding sequence ATGATTCAATCACATATACAGTTAGATGCAAAAGGTCTTGCATGTCCAATGCCAATTGTGAAAACAAAAAAGGCAATGGCAGATGTAGCAGAAGGTCAAGTGTTAGAAGTGCAAGCAACAGATAAAGGCTCAGTAGCAGATTTAGCGGCTTGGAGTAAAACAACTGGTCATCAATACATTGGGCATCAAGAACAAGATGGTGTGTTTTTCCACTATATTCGTAAATGTAATCCAGATGTAAATGAAGCGGCGGATAAAACATTTGAACACACGATTTCAAATGAAGAAGCAGTAGCAAGTGAAGGCTTAATTTTAGACGTACGTGAAGCGGCGGAATTCGCATTTGGTCATATTCCAAATGCAAAATCAATTCCAATGGGTGAATTACAAGGTCGTTTCAATGAATTAAACAAAGACGAAGCGATTTACGTCATTTGCCGTACAGGTACACGCTCAGATTTAGCAGCTCAGCAATTAGTTGCAGCAGGATTTACAAACGTATATAACGTCTTACCAGGTATGACTGGCTATGAAGGCGAATTAAAGAAAGAGGTACAATAA
- a CDS encoding DsrE/DsrF/DrsH-like family protein produces MSNKVAIIAANGGLFDAYKVFNIATAAAASDKEVEIFFTFEGLNLIHKEAMHALEMPAGKEHFAEGFKNAQVPSIPQLVEMAQELGVKFIACQMTMDVMGLTKENFVDGIDVGGAVTFLEFAKDAAPTLTF; encoded by the coding sequence ATGTCAAACAAAGTAGCGATTATCGCAGCAAACGGTGGTCTTTTCGATGCTTATAAAGTATTCAATATCGCAACAGCTGCAGCAGCATCAGATAAGGAAGTAGAAATTTTCTTCACATTTGAAGGCTTAAACTTAATTCATAAAGAAGCAATGCATGCTCTAGAAATGCCAGCAGGAAAAGAGCATTTTGCAGAAGGTTTTAAAAATGCGCAAGTTCCATCTATTCCACAATTAGTAGAAATGGCACAGGAGCTAGGTGTAAAGTTCATCGCTTGCCAAATGACAATGGACGTAATGGGCTTAACGAAAGAAAACTTCGTGGATGGCATTGATGTAGGCGGCGCTGTAACATTCTTAGAGTTCGCGAAAGACGCAGCACCAACATTAACATTCTAA
- a CDS encoding MBL fold metallo-hydrolase: MVVKTWKAADVARYVIDNKELFILDVRNEDAFEDWKIDGHKFEYLNIPYFELLDGVEEILPKIPTDKDVLVVCAKEGSSIMVAEMLSDAGRNVGYLAGGMKSWSTYLEPIKVGDLNGGGELYQFVRLGKGCLSYMAISEGEAAIIDAVRFTEVFTKFAEEKGVEIKHVFDTHLHADHISGGRHIAAATGATYYLPPKDAEEVVFDFTALEDGLTVQLGSSQIEVGALYSPGHTIGSTSFVIDAKYLLTGDILFIDSIGRPDLAGLAEDWVGDLRETLYKRYRELVADLVVLPAHFMIIEELNEDGTVAKRLGDLFAENHGLNVEDEAVFRKMVTDGLPPQPNAYQEIRQVNMGKITPDDEEQTEMEIGPNRCAVR, from the coding sequence ATGGTAGTGAAAACTTGGAAAGCTGCGGATGTTGCCCGCTATGTAATTGACAATAAAGAATTATTTATTTTAGACGTACGTAATGAAGACGCATTTGAAGACTGGAAAATCGACGGCCACAAATTTGAATACTTAAACATTCCATACTTTGAGTTATTAGATGGTGTAGAAGAAATTTTACCAAAAATCCCTACTGATAAAGATGTATTAGTTGTTTGTGCGAAGGAAGGTTCGTCAATTATGGTAGCAGAAATGCTATCGGATGCAGGGCGTAATGTTGGTTATTTAGCAGGTGGTATGAAATCATGGTCAACTTATTTAGAGCCTATTAAAGTAGGAGACTTAAACGGTGGTGGTGAATTATATCAATTCGTTCGTTTAGGTAAAGGCTGTCTTTCTTATATGGCAATTTCTGAAGGTGAAGCAGCAATTATTGATGCGGTGCGCTTTACAGAAGTATTCACGAAGTTCGCTGAAGAAAAAGGTGTAGAGATTAAACACGTATTCGACACACACTTACACGCAGATCATATTTCTGGAGGTCGTCACATTGCAGCTGCTACTGGTGCAACCTATTATTTACCACCAAAAGATGCAGAAGAAGTCGTGTTTGACTTTACAGCTTTAGAAGACGGATTAACAGTGCAATTAGGTTCTTCTCAAATTGAAGTTGGCGCACTTTATTCACCAGGTCATACAATCGGTTCAACATCATTTGTAATCGATGCAAAATATTTATTAACAGGTGATATTTTATTCATCGATTCAATCGGACGACCTGACTTAGCTGGTTTAGCTGAGGACTGGGTAGGCGATTTACGTGAAACATTATACAAACGTTACCGTGAACTAGTAGCAGATTTAGTTGTATTACCAGCACACTTCATGATTATTGAAGAATTAAATGAAGATGGAACAGTTGCAAAACGTTTAGGTGATTTATTCGCTGAAAACCACGGTCTAAACGTAGAAGATGAAGCAGTATTCCGCAAAATGGTTACTGACGGATTACCACCACAACCTAATGCTTATCAAGAAATTCGTCAAGTGAATATGGGTAAAATCACTCCAGATGACGAAGAGCAAACAGAGATGGAGATTGGTCCAAATCGTTGCGCTGTGCGCTAA
- a CDS encoding sulfurtransferase TusA family protein, translating to MNITKTLDAKGIACPMPIVRTKKTIDTINSGEVLEVLVTDKGALSDFPAWSKASGHTILETKEEDGVHFFYIQKA from the coding sequence ATGAATATTACAAAAACTTTAGACGCAAAAGGCATTGCTTGCCCTATGCCAATCGTACGTACAAAGAAAACAATTGACACAATTAACTCAGGTGAAGTACTTGAAGTATTAGTAACAGACAAAGGGGCTTTAAGTGATTTCCCAGCGTGGTCAAAAGCAAGTGGACACACAATTTTAGAAACAAAAGAAGAAGATGGTGTACATTTCTTCTACATTCAAAAAGCATAA
- a CDS encoding sulfite exporter TauE/SafE family protein yields MEIDLSFTYIAVIFALGFIGSFISGMLGVGGSIIKYPMLLYIPPLFGLAAFTAHEVSGISAVQVFFASIAGVWAYRKSGLLNKDLIIYMGASILIGSFIGSYGSGFLSEDAVNIVYGLLAVIAAVMMFIPRKTVEDASVITFNKALASSLALIVGIGSGIVGAAGGFLLVPIMLTVLKIPTRVTIATSLAITFISSIGGSVGKLMTGQVEYWPAFLMIIASIIAAPLGAKAGQKMNIKILQALLAILIGATAIKIWVDILL; encoded by the coding sequence ATGGAAATTGATTTATCATTCACATATATTGCTGTCATTTTTGCGCTTGGATTTATTGGTTCGTTTATTTCGGGCATGCTCGGGGTCGGGGGTTCCATTATTAAATACCCAATGCTGCTGTACATTCCACCATTATTCGGTTTGGCGGCATTTACTGCACACGAAGTATCAGGCATTAGTGCCGTACAAGTATTTTTCGCGTCAATTGCGGGTGTTTGGGCCTATCGTAAAAGCGGCTTATTAAATAAAGATTTAATCATCTACATGGGGGCATCCATATTAATTGGTAGCTTTATCGGTAGTTATGGGTCAGGCTTTTTATCAGAAGATGCCGTTAATATCGTCTATGGTTTACTCGCAGTTATTGCAGCGGTTATGATGTTTATTCCACGTAAAACCGTAGAGGATGCAAGCGTAATTACTTTTAATAAAGCATTGGCGAGCTCATTAGCATTAATTGTCGGGATTGGATCAGGTATTGTCGGGGCAGCAGGTGGCTTTTTACTTGTACCGATTATGTTAACTGTATTAAAAATTCCAACACGTGTGACAATCGCGACGAGTTTAGCGATTACATTTATTTCGTCAATTGGTGGTAGTGTCGGTAAATTGATGACAGGTCAAGTCGAATACTGGCCAGCCTTTTTAATGATTATTGCAAGTATCATAGCTGCTCCACTCGGCGCAAAAGCTGGGCAAAAAATGAACATCAAAATTTTACAAGCCTTACTTGCAATCCTAATAGGTGCAACGGCTATTAAAATATGGGTTGATATCTTGTTATAA
- a CDS encoding CarD family transcriptional regulator, with product MYKIGDLTLYKSHGICQIDSIVEQNFTGTPMQYYVLQSKLQPGVTLYHPVESDNCQLEQLLSYDEARKMLDIFSNEASEWDERITNRQRNHSQILGKNNHLEIAQLMNTILRKEQELEQQEKKLASQDAQMLQQVSMVIFDILELTLKQSKAEIEQQIHQKIQANTTLATHY from the coding sequence ATGTACAAAATTGGTGATCTTACTTTGTATAAATCACATGGAATTTGCCAAATCGATAGCATAGTAGAACAAAACTTCACTGGAACACCGATGCAGTACTATGTTTTACAGTCAAAATTGCAACCAGGTGTCACATTATATCACCCGGTAGAAAGCGATAACTGTCAGCTTGAACAATTACTTAGCTACGATGAAGCAAGAAAAATGCTCGACATTTTTTCCAATGAAGCAAGCGAATGGGACGAACGCATAACAAATCGCCAACGCAATCATTCTCAAATTTTGGGCAAAAATAATCATTTGGAAATCGCACAGCTCATGAATACTATTCTTCGCAAAGAGCAAGAATTAGAGCAACAAGAAAAGAAACTGGCTTCACAAGATGCACAAATGCTACAGCAAGTTTCAATGGTCATATTTGATATTTTAGAGCTAACATTAAAACAGTCAAAAGCCGAAATCGAACAACAAATTCACCAAAAAATTCAAGCCAACACGACCTTAGCTACACATTATTAA
- a CDS encoding MarR family winged helix-turn-helix transcriptional regulator, which produces MNDLIELLYRQRKQLSHVAETMWNSKYELHLTSSEWSVLKSIFEGKRTVPELVVQLDITKQGVHKFLQSLQDKELIKTELVKGTKLQKVASLTDKGQDAMRKSLALDYEISEMVRSSIGQEQYEQLISILGKPLISN; this is translated from the coding sequence ATGAATGATTTAATAGAATTATTATATCGACAACGTAAGCAGTTAAGCCATGTAGCGGAGACAATGTGGAACAGCAAATATGAATTACATTTAACAAGCTCAGAATGGTCTGTATTAAAGAGTATTTTTGAAGGGAAAAGAACCGTCCCAGAGCTTGTTGTTCAGCTAGATATTACAAAGCAGGGCGTACACAAGTTTTTACAATCATTGCAAGATAAAGAGCTGATTAAAACAGAGCTTGTAAAGGGAACAAAGCTACAAAAAGTCGCTTCATTAACAGACAAGGGTCAGGATGCAATGCGAAAAAGTTTGGCACTAGATTATGAAATTTCAGAAATGGTGCGTTCTTCAATCGGTCAAGAGCAATACGAACAGCTTATTTCGATATTAGGAAAACCATTAATTTCTAATTAA
- a CDS encoding zinc ribbon domain-containing protein translates to MKEKEFITQEHIATRNKFRTLGPIVLGAGILCVVIAGIDFFTLDFFESPKYFYLFFIGLPLLAIGFYFTGLGYGSKLAAYQSREMAPVAKDTFNYLANETTGSIEKIAQAAQKGKSAVVEAKQCGNCQELNKIDAKFCNECGNAL, encoded by the coding sequence ATGAAAGAAAAAGAATTTATTACGCAAGAGCATATTGCAACACGCAATAAATTTCGAACATTAGGGCCAATTGTTTTAGGGGCAGGGATATTGTGTGTAGTTATAGCAGGTATTGATTTTTTTACTTTAGATTTCTTTGAATCTCCTAAATATTTTTACCTATTTTTTATTGGCTTGCCATTACTTGCAATTGGCTTTTATTTCACTGGCCTAGGTTATGGTTCGAAATTGGCTGCCTATCAAAGTCGTGAAATGGCACCAGTTGCAAAGGACACATTTAATTATTTAGCGAATGAAACGACAGGGAGCATTGAGAAAATTGCACAGGCTGCACAGAAGGGGAAAAGTGCTGTTGTGGAAGCGAAGCAATGCGGCAATTGTCAAGAATTAAATAAAATCGATGCAAAGTTTTGCAATGAATGTGGCAATGCGTTGTAA
- a CDS encoding glycerophosphodiester phosphodiesterase, with amino-acid sequence MKILAHRGLSASFPENTAIAFQQAAKLSCWGVEFDVHLTKDQHLVVIHDESIDRTSNGTGFVKDLTLAELKTYDFGSWFEEKFAGEQICTLEEVLDIFKDTKHQINIEIKSDVFEYPGIEILVANAIEKFQQKERIIVSSFNHETIARFQQIQPNINCALLFASLITNLDEYVRNFDCQAIHIPYYYGMRSIIQLAIQRGIIVRAYTVNNQKIAQQMEQLGIDAIFSDKGIL; translated from the coding sequence ATGAAAATTCTTGCCCATCGTGGACTTAGTGCTAGCTTCCCTGAAAACACTGCAATTGCTTTTCAACAAGCTGCAAAACTTTCCTGCTGGGGAGTAGAATTTGACGTGCATTTAACGAAGGATCAACATTTAGTCGTTATTCATGACGAATCAATCGACCGCACATCAAATGGCACTGGTTTTGTGAAGGACTTAACATTAGCCGAATTAAAAACCTATGATTTTGGCTCATGGTTTGAAGAAAAATTTGCAGGCGAACAAATTTGTACATTGGAAGAGGTTCTTGATATTTTCAAAGACACCAAACACCAAATCAATATCGAAATTAAGTCTGATGTATTTGAATATCCCGGTATTGAAATTCTTGTTGCCAATGCCATTGAAAAATTCCAACAAAAAGAACGTATCATTGTATCATCGTTTAATCACGAAACAATTGCCCGTTTTCAGCAGATTCAGCCAAACATCAACTGTGCACTGTTATTTGCTTCACTCATTACAAACCTTGATGAATACGTACGAAATTTTGATTGTCAGGCCATCCATATTCCTTACTATTACGGCATGCGCTCGATTATTCAGCTTGCGATTCAACGAGGCATCATTGTCCGTGCCTATACAGTTAATAACCAAAAAATCGCTCAGCAAATGGAACAACTCGGCATTGACGCGATTTTTTCTGATAAAGGGATTCTTTAA
- a CDS encoding excalibur calcium-binding domain-containing protein: MSVALIGSVTISTIEAEASTKVKIVEYKNCKEINAIYSGGIAKSATVKNVGGKTKYKPFVSAELYAKNNKSDRDNDGIACER; the protein is encoded by the coding sequence ATGAGTGTTGCATTAATAGGAAGTGTTACCATCTCTACAATTGAAGCAGAGGCATCGACAAAAGTAAAAATTGTTGAATACAAAAATTGCAAAGAAATTAATGCCATTTATTCTGGTGGTATTGCCAAAAGCGCTACTGTTAAAAATGTTGGTGGAAAAACGAAGTATAAGCCTTTCGTTTCAGCTGAATTATACGCAAAAAATAATAAGAGCGATCGTGACAATGATGGCATTGCATGTGAACGCTAA
- a CDS encoding enoyl-ACP reductase FabI: MDLLQLQGKNVVVMGVANERSIAWGIAKRLFDVGANVIFTYRKERSKSKIEKLLAGQEATIVECDVNNDASIANAFTQIGEQFGVIHGIVHSVAFAHAEDLHNRFVETTRDGYAFAQDTSAYSLIAVAKAAKPYMTEGGSIVTMSYLGAERVLPGYNVMGVAKAALEASMRYLASDIGAENIRVNAISAGAIRTLAAKGVPSFNEILHKIEENAPLKRNTNQEEVADMTIVMLSHLSRGVTGETIYIDSGYHIMG; the protein is encoded by the coding sequence ATGGATTTACTACAATTACAAGGTAAAAATGTTGTCGTTATGGGTGTTGCTAATGAGCGTAGTATAGCTTGGGGCATTGCAAAGCGACTATTTGATGTAGGAGCAAATGTTATTTTCACATATCGAAAAGAACGCTCAAAAAGTAAAATAGAAAAACTTTTAGCTGGTCAAGAAGCTACTATTGTAGAATGTGATGTTAACAATGATGCAAGTATTGCAAATGCCTTCACACAAATTGGTGAGCAGTTTGGTGTGATTCACGGAATTGTACACTCTGTTGCTTTTGCACACGCCGAGGACTTACACAATCGCTTCGTTGAAACAACGCGTGATGGCTATGCCTTTGCTCAAGATACAAGTGCGTATTCATTGATTGCCGTTGCAAAAGCTGCAAAGCCTTATATGACAGAAGGCGGTTCAATCGTGACAATGTCTTATTTAGGGGCAGAACGTGTCTTACCAGGCTACAATGTAATGGGAGTTGCAAAGGCTGCACTTGAAGCGTCTATGCGTTATTTAGCGTCTGATATAGGTGCTGAAAATATCCGTGTCAATGCGATTTCGGCTGGTGCGATTCGAACATTAGCTGCAAAAGGTGTGCCAAGCTTCAATGAAATTTTGCATAAAATTGAAGAAAATGCACCACTTAAACGCAATACGAATCAAGAAGAAGTAGCAGATATGACCATTGTTATGCTTAGCCATTTATCTCGTGGCGTTACTGGCGAAACAATCTACATCGATAGCGGCTATCATATTATGGGTTAG
- a CDS encoding ferredoxin, whose protein sequence is MPKYTIVDKDTCIACGACGAAAPDIYDYDDEGIAIVILDDNMGTAIVPEDLLEDMQDAFEGCPTDSIKVADESFDGDALKFE, encoded by the coding sequence ATGCCAAAATATACAATCGTAGATAAAGATACTTGTATCGCTTGTGGCGCTTGTGGCGCTGCTGCACCTGACATTTATGATTATGATGATGAAGGAATTGCAATCGTTATTTTAGATGATAACATGGGTACTGCTATAGTTCCAGAAGATCTACTAGAAGATATGCAAGATGCATTTGAAGGCTGCCCAACAGATTCAATCAAAGTTGCAGATGAGTCATTCGACGGCGACGCATTAAAATTTGAATAA
- a CDS encoding helix-turn-helix domain-containing protein: MLIQQILLKILHKFQQERTVSAAFHLLKGKRSGQTIQDVGLYKLYQFFGLLPKLPRPIFDQQIDLLFAKNYIDIDENGYYEMSDKGKELASQPLSITFDSWHYRGNEHLFFGRLSLVVQSLSHQVNDQKAFIPIERNDQIQGWVRQFLIANRFQQHSLQLQLYEEMTMCLTKLSVEERVKEILIFRLTGYNEPGFTWQQLAFGYHMQEMDVQLYYISGLHAWLNKIEIEQQSSYYPLLSQIAKEIRVEALLTMSANETAQLFKKGHSIEEISLIRRLKSNTIEDHIVEMAMNEPNFSIDEFVTMDDQQQILQTVEDYETKRLKTLKEILPHVSYFQLRLTLAKGATTQ; the protein is encoded by the coding sequence TTGCTAATTCAACAAATTCTTTTAAAAATCTTACATAAATTTCAACAGGAACGAACTGTTTCCGCTGCTTTTCATCTACTAAAGGGTAAACGCTCTGGGCAAACAATTCAAGATGTAGGTCTTTATAAATTGTATCAGTTTTTTGGCCTTTTACCAAAATTACCCCGTCCAATATTTGATCAGCAAATTGATTTACTATTTGCTAAAAATTATATTGATATAGATGAGAATGGTTATTACGAAATGTCTGATAAAGGGAAAGAGCTTGCATCACAGCCGTTATCGATTACTTTTGATAGTTGGCATTATCGTGGCAATGAACATCTATTTTTCGGTCGTTTATCACTTGTTGTACAGAGTTTGTCACATCAAGTAAATGACCAGAAAGCATTTATCCCCATTGAGCGAAACGATCAAATTCAAGGGTGGGTGCGTCAATTTTTAATCGCAAATCGTTTTCAGCAACATTCACTTCAATTACAATTATATGAAGAAATGACAATGTGTTTGACAAAATTATCAGTTGAAGAACGAGTGAAAGAAATACTTATCTTCCGATTAACGGGCTACAACGAACCCGGATTTACTTGGCAGCAGTTAGCATTTGGCTATCACATGCAGGAAATGGACGTGCAGCTCTATTATATTAGTGGTTTACACGCATGGTTAAATAAAATCGAGATCGAGCAGCAGTCATCCTATTATCCGTTATTATCACAAATTGCGAAGGAAATTCGTGTGGAGGCACTGTTAACGATGTCAGCAAATGAAACAGCCCAGCTCTTTAAAAAAGGGCATTCAATCGAAGAAATCAGTCTTATTCGTCGATTAAAATCAAATACTATTGAAGATCATATTGTTGAAATGGCAATGAATGAACCGAACTTTTCTATCGATGAATTCGTTACAATGGATGACCAACAGCAAATTTTACAAACAGTTGAAGATTACGAAACAAAGCGTTTAAAAACATTAAAGGAAATTTTGCCGCATGTAAGTTATTTTCAATTGCGTTTAACATTGGCGAAAGGGGCGACAACGCAATGA
- a CDS encoding RecQ family ATP-dependent DNA helicase, whose translation MNLDATLQQFFGYETFRPGQREIIEALVNGQDVVAILPTGMGKSLCYQLPGYLFSKPVLIISPLLSLMQDQVDQLKHRGEKRVVALNSFLSPEQKRYALHFLHEYRFIFVSPEMLLQPQVKARLEQMELSLIVADEAHCISQWGFDFRPDYLRIGEVLSQINRPPILALSATATDSVIEDIQHYLMMHDPFRYMHSVNRENIYMVKKAFTHKEDKIEWIKDHVTSTSGPGIIYTQSRAKTEAISLQLLERNIAVAAYHAGKDSQDRQFIQQQFLTGKLEWIVATNAFGMGVHKDNVRQIIHETMPSTLSNYMQEIGRAGRDGQDAVAFLLHAEGDEQYAKFIGTEDLPKEIHIDRFMQVIASGEQPNVLLARGELTEVAFRVLNYWLQQESPEQVKKRMKEMQFKKYAEVNLVLKLIENTDCMRKQVVNYFGQQLIQKQQNCCSNCGIDVAPFLKPREERQETQMTTWQQRLQQILVRN comes from the coding sequence ATGAATTTAGATGCAACTTTACAGCAATTTTTTGGCTATGAAACCTTTCGACCAGGTCAACGAGAAATTATTGAAGCACTCGTAAACGGGCAAGATGTTGTAGCAATTTTACCGACGGGTATGGGAAAATCATTGTGCTATCAGCTGCCAGGATATTTGTTTTCAAAACCCGTGCTTATCATTTCACCGCTACTATCTCTTATGCAAGATCAGGTTGACCAGTTAAAGCATCGTGGGGAAAAGCGAGTCGTGGCACTGAATTCGTTTTTATCACCAGAGCAAAAGCGTTATGCACTGCATTTTTTACATGAATATCGCTTTATTTTTGTATCTCCGGAAATGTTGCTTCAGCCTCAAGTGAAAGCGCGTTTGGAGCAAATGGAATTGTCGTTAATTGTTGCGGATGAGGCACACTGTATTTCACAGTGGGGGTTTGATTTTCGTCCTGATTATTTGCGAATTGGTGAAGTGTTATCGCAAATAAATCGGCCTCCAATTTTAGCATTATCAGCAACAGCTACCGATTCAGTTATTGAAGATATACAGCATTATTTAATGATGCATGACCCATTTCGTTATATGCATTCGGTCAATCGTGAAAATATTTATATGGTGAAAAAAGCATTTACTCATAAAGAAGATAAAATAGAGTGGATTAAAGATCATGTTACTAGCACATCAGGACCGGGTATTATTTATACGCAATCTCGAGCAAAAACAGAGGCAATCAGCTTGCAGTTACTTGAAAGAAATATTGCCGTAGCAGCGTACCATGCTGGTAAGGATTCTCAGGACCGTCAATTTATTCAGCAGCAATTTTTAACGGGTAAGCTAGAATGGATTGTAGCGACCAATGCGTTTGGCATGGGAGTTCATAAAGACAATGTCCGACAAATCATCCATGAAACAATGCCGTCCACGTTATCAAACTATATGCAAGAAATCGGGCGTGCTGGGCGAGATGGTCAAGACGCGGTAGCATTTTTACTACATGCGGAGGGTGATGAGCAATATGCAAAATTTATCGGAACTGAGGATTTACCAAAAGAAATACATATTGACCGATTTATGCAAGTAATCGCAAGTGGAGAACAGCCAAATGTGTTATTGGCGCGCGGAGAATTAACTGAAGTCGCCTTTCGTGTATTAAATTATTGGCTACAGCAAGAGTCGCCAGAACAAGTTAAGAAGCGTATGAAAGAGATGCAATTTAAAAAGTATGCTGAAGTGAATCTTGTGTTAAAGCTAATTGAAAACACGGATTGCATGCGTAAGCAAGTTGTCAATTATTTTGGGCAGCAGCTAATTCAAAAGCAGCAAAACTGTTGTAGCAATTGTGGAATTGATGTTGCACCGTTTTTGAAGCCTCGCGAAGAGCGACAGGAAACACAAATGACGACTTGGCAGCAGCGTTTACAGCAAATATTGGTTCGAAACTAG